A genomic region of Phragmites australis chromosome 2, lpPhrAust1.1, whole genome shotgun sequence contains the following coding sequences:
- the LOC133908375 gene encoding uncharacterized protein LOC133908375, with protein sequence MAVAGKGWAERARRGVKTVWFMVAMVASLLVASAPALVAAGDVAVALWLEVRLGCVGRRCIQGRLQRYGFRSSLADIPLVSVVRSLVISCVYLMSDTSGLSHGPYLGTTTFCSLASLLILIIKASVYSPGQDIGPELSPSLADHKLNLKKLWGMPVLFLSSLVFALGHVIVAYRTSCRARRKLLIHRIDPESILACKNAFSGCYKVPRSPTPYSGKIFSRIESETKRKTIVHDDRDMPISFLADSDSMFIACHGITVHYKISYPSTCLSSASDSFTERDTHHDAISSSISPRRQRHESPPSASSNTRRLLNRSFSHQYNQTSLYAPLLVEPVTSPTLSDKIPLMSLDDGSADVCLNPVGFDLEAGEQGKFAVVLVHGFGGGVFSWRHVSNLLARQVDCTVLAFDRPGWGLTSRPRRKDWEDKKLPNPYELESQVDLLISFCLEMGLSDVVLVGHDDGGLLALKTAEKLRTYGDHRKVEVKGVVLIGVSLSREVIPAFAGILLHTPLRKKHMVRPLLRTEITQVINRRAWYDATKLTTEVLNLYKAPLFVEGWDEALHEVGRLSFSTVLSSKRAADLLRSVEDLPVLVVAGSEDALVCVKSAQAMASKLVNSRIVTISGCGHLPHEECPKALLSALSPFISRLVPSEDSLQRL encoded by the exons aTGGCGGTGGCGGGGAAGGGGTgggccgagagggcgaggcgcGGTGTGAAGACCGTCTGGTTCATGGTGGCCATGGTGGCGTCGCTGCTGGTGgcgtcggcgccggcgctggTGGCCGCGGGCGACGTGGCCGTGGCGCTCTGGCTCGAGGTGCGGCTCGGCTGCGTCGGACGCCGCTGCATCCAGGGCCGACTCCAGCGCTACGGTTTCCGGAGCTCGCTCGCAGACATACCGCTCGTCTCCGTCGTTCGATCCCTCGTCATCAGCT GTGTATACCTCATGTCTGATACTTCTGGCCTCTCTCACGGCCCTTACCTTGGAACAACAACTTTCTGTTCCTTGGCTTCTTTGCTCATCTTGATAATTAAGGCCTCTGTTTATAGTCCGGGGCAGGACATTGGGCCTGAGCTCTCTCCGTCATTGGCGGATCACAAGCTTAATCTCAAGAAGCTATGGGGAATGCCGGTGCTTTTCCTGTCTTCCTTGGTGTTTGCTCTTGGACACGTTATTGTTGCTTACAGAACAAGCTGCAGGGCTCGGAGGAAGCTTCTCATTCACCGCATTGACCCTGAATCG attttggCATGCAAGAATGCCTTTTCTGGATGCTACAAGGTTCCGCGGTCTCCTACACCATACAGTGGAAAGATTTTTTCAAGGATTGAAAGTGAGACAAAGAGGAAAACAATTGTCCATGATGACCGCGATATGCCTATCAGTTTTCTTGCAGACAGTGATAGCATGTTCATTGCTTGCCATGGGATCACTGTACACTACAAAATTTCCTATCCTTCAACCTGCTTATCTTCAGCCTCTGACTCCTTTACAGAAAGAGATACTCATCATGATGCAATTTCATCAAGCATTTCTCCTAGAAGACAGAGACATGAGAGCCCTCCGTCTGCTTCGTCTAATACCCGCCGCCTTCTGAATAGGAGCTTTAGCCATCAATATAATCAAACCTCACTCTATGCGCCATTATTGGTAGAACCAGTGACATCTCCAACTCTGTCAGATAAAATCCCTCTTATGAGCCTTGATGATGGCAGTGCTGATGTATGTTTGAATCCTGTGGGCTTTGATCTTGAAGCTGGAGAGCAGGGTAAATTTGCTGTAGTTCTGGTGCATGGGTTTGGTGGGGGGGTATTTTCGTGGAGACATGTTTCTAATTTGCTAGCTCGACAAGTGGACTGCACTGTGCTGGCCTTTGATCGCCCAGGATGGGGATTGACATCTCGGCCTCGCAGAAAGGACTGGGAGGATAAGAAGTTACCGAATCCATACGAGCTAGAGTCTCAG GTTGATCTTCTTATTTCATTTTGCTTAGAGATGGGCTTGAGCGATGTGGTTTTAGTTGGTCATGATGATGGGGGCTTGCTTGCCTTGAAAACTGCAGAGAAACTGCGCACTTATGGAGATCATAGAAAG GTTGAAGTGAAGGGAGTTGTTCTTATAGGTGTAAGCTTATCAAGAGAAGTCATTCCTGCATTTGCTGGTATACTCCTGCATACACCTCTGAGGAAAAAGCACATGGTCCGTCCACTTCTACGTACTGAAATCACTCAGGTGATCAATCGACGGGCATGGTATGATGCCACAAAGTTGACAACTGAAGTTCTGAATTTGTACAAG GCTCCACTATTTGTTGAGGGCTGGGATGAAGCACTTCATGAAGTAGGTCGGCTTTCATTTTCTACTGTCCTATCATCAAAAAGAGCAGCAGATTTACTAAGATCAGTGGAAGACCTCCCTGTTCTTGTGGTAGCGGGCTCTGAGGATGCTCTTGTTTGTGTGAAGTCAGCGCAAGCTATGGCTTCAAAACTTGTAAATTCT AGGATAGTAACTATCTCAGGATGTGGGCATCTGCCACATGAGGAGTGCCCCAAGGCGTTGCTCTCGGCTCTTTCTCCGTTCATCTCTAGATTGGTACCCTCAGAAGATTCATTGCAAAGACTGTAA
- the LOC133908374 gene encoding potassium channel AKT1-like isoform X1 produces MAGWGSSRVAACGPWGCGGGGVALERELSRDGSHYSISSGILPSLGARSNRRVKLRPFIVSPYDRRYRCWETFLIVLVIYSAWISPFEFGFIRKPTGGLAAVDNVVNAFFAIDIILTFFVAYLDRMTYLLEDDPKRIAWRYTTSWFVLDVASTIPSEIAWMILPPNLRSYGFFNMLRLWRLRRVSSLFARLEKDRHFNYFWVRCAKLICVTLFAVHCSACFYYLLADRYPDPTDTWIGTSMPDFHQRSLWIRYVTSMYWSITTLTTVGYGDFHAENTREMIFNIFYMLFNLGLTAYLIGNMTNLVVHGTSRTRKYRDTIQAASSFALRNQLPHRLQDQMISHLSLKFRTDSEGLQQQETLDALPKAIRSSISHHLFLTLVQKVYMFEGVSNDLISQLVSEMKAEYFPPREDVILQNEAPTDFYIFVSGSAELIELQNGAEQVAGVAKSGDVVGEIGVLCYRPQLFTVRTKSLCQLLRMNRTAFLSIVQSNVGDGTIIMNNLIQVQLLKEQKENSVMVGVLKEIENMLSRGRLDLPITLCFAVTRGDDFLLHQLLKRGLDPNESDNNGHTALHIAASKGNEQCIRLLLDYGADPNARDSEGKVPLWEALCEKHDAVVQLLVESGADLSSGDTALYACIAVEENNTELLGDIIRYGGDVNRSLKDGTTPLHRAVCDGNVQMVEFLLEHGADIDKLDNNGWTPRALADQQGHEDILLLFKSRKAPKRNASRGRVAPMLIGRFNSEPSMKNIDHEDTKAPNKVLPQKLLRRVSFQKSLFGVISSHAHRDTGSLLSRGLAATGGPNRHHNSLIRVTIRCPEKGNTTGKLVLLPKSMKELLELGAKKFDFMPTRVLTIEGAEVDAVELIRDGDHLSLVSDDWVPDVAQIRL; encoded by the exons ATGCTGGGAGACTTTTCTCATAGTTCTTGTGATCTACTCTGCGTGGATCTCCCCATTTGAATTTGGCTTCATTCGGAAACCGACGGGCGGTCTAGCTGCAGTGGACAATGTCGTGAATGCGTTCTTTGCAATTGACATCATCCTGACCTTCTTTGTAGCTTACTTGGATAGAATGACATATTTGCTTGAAGATGATCCAAAGAGGATAGCTTGGCGGTATACTACTAGTTGGTTTGTTCTTGACGTGGCCTCCACCATCCCATCAGAAATCGCTTGGATGATACTACCTCCAAACCTTAGGTCATATGGATTTTTCAACATGCTTCGTCTATGGCGTCTCCGTAGAGTCAGCTCTCTCTTTGCTCG ATTGGAGAAAGATAGACACTTCAATTACTTCTGGGTTCGATGCGCAAAGCTCATCTGT GTCACACTTTTTGCTGTTCACTGTTCAGCGTGCTTCTACTATCTTCTGGCTGATAGGTATCCAGACCCAACAGATACATGGATTGGCACTTCAATGCCAGATTTTCACCAGCGGAGCTTGTGGATTCGCTACGTAACATCAATGTATTGGTCAATCACTACTCTTACCACTGTGGGTTATGGTGATTTTCATGCGGAGAACACAAGGGAAATGATCTTCAACATTTTCTACATGCTATTTAACCTTGGATTGACTGCTTATTTAATCGGAAACATGACGAATCTGGTTGTCCATGGCACCAGCCGTACACGAAAATAT AGAGATACAATTCAAGCAGCAAGCAGCTTTGCACTAAGGAATCAACTCCCACATCGCCTGCAAGATCAGATGATCTCACATCTTAGCTTAAAGTTCAGAACAGATTCCGAAGGTCTTCAACAACAAGAGACCCTTGATGCGCTGCCTAAGGCTATTAGATCCAGCATTTCCCACCATCTGTTTCTTACTCTGGTCCAAAAGGTTTACATGTTTGAAGGGGTGTCGAATGATCTGATTTCTCAACTG GTTTCTGAGATGAAAGCTGAATATTTTCCACCTAGGGAAGATGTGATTCTGCAGAATGAAGCCCCCACTGACTTCTACATTTTTGTTTCTGGTAGCGCG GAATTAATAGAGCTGCAAAATGGCGCAGAACAG GTGGCTGGAGTGGCTAAGTCAGGAGATGTTGTTGGAGAAATCGGGGTTCTTTGCTATAGGCCTCAACTATTCACAGTTCGAACAAAATCCTTATGCCAGCTTCTGCGCATGAATCGCACTGCCTTTCTCAGCATTGTTCAATCCAATGTTGGAGATGGGACTATAATAATGAACAACCTAATTCAG GTGCAGTTACTAAAAGAGCAGAAAGAAAACAGTGTAATGGTTGGCGTTCTGAAGGAGATCGAAAACATGCTGTCAAGGGGTCGTCTAGATTTGCCAATTACCCTCTGTTTTGCAGTAACTAGAGGAGATGACTTTCTATTGCATCAACTTCTTAAGCGTGGTTTGGATCCAAACGAATCAGATAACAATGGGCATACGGCACTG CATATAGCTGCCTCCAAAGGAAATGAGCAATGTATCAGGCTTCTGTTAGACTATGGAGCGGATCCAAATGCCAGGG ACTCCGAAGGTAAGGTTCCGCTATGGGAGGCTCTGTGTGAGAAGCATGATGCAGTTGTGCAGTTGTTAGTAGAGAGTGGTGCGGATCTATCATCGGGAGACACGGCCTTGTATGCTTGCATTGCCGTTGAAGAAAATAACACTGAGCTGCTTGGGGACATAATCCGTTATGGTGGTGACGTAAACAGATCACTGAAAGATGGAACCACTCCGCTGCATCGTGCTGTCTGCGATGGAAACGTTCAGATGGTTGAGTTCTTGCTCGAACACGGGGCTGACATTGACAAGCTGGACAACAATGGCTGGACACCAAGAGCTCTAGCTGACCAACAAGGCCACGAGGACATACTACTCCTTTTTAAATCACGGAAAGCACCAAAGCGGAACGCCTCGCGTGGAAGGGTGGCACCTATGTTGATTGGGAGGTTCAACAGTGAGCCTTCAATGAAAAATATAGACCATGAAGATACTAAGGCACCTAACAAAGTTCTTCCACAGAAGCTCCTCAGGAGGGTCAGTTTTCAGAAGTCTCTTTTCGGTGTCATTTCATCTCACGCACACCGGGACACTGGTAGTCTGCTCTCAAGAGGCCTTGCAGCAACAGGTGGCCCGAATCGCCATCACAACTCACTCATCAGGGTGACAATCAGATGCCCCGAAAAGGGTAACACCACCGGGAAGCTCGTGCTCCTACCGAAGTCAATGAAGGAGCTTCTTGAACTAGGCGCAAAGAAGTTTGACTTCATGCCTACCAGGGTCCTGACAATTGAGGGTGCTGAGGTCGATGCGGTGGAACTTATCAGAGACGGTGATCATCTTTCTCTCGTCAGTGATGACTGGGTGCCAGATGTTGCGCAAATAAGACTTTAA
- the LOC133908374 gene encoding potassium channel AKT1-like isoform X2: MAGWGSSRVAACGPWGCGGGGVALERELSRDGSHYSISSGILPSLGARSNRRVKLRPFIVSPYDRRYRCWETFLIVLVIYSAWISPFEFGFIRKPTGGLAAVDNVVNAFFAIDIILTFFVAYLDRMTYLLEDDPKRIAWRYTTSWFVLDVASTIPSEIAWMILPPNLRSYGFFNMLRLWRLRRVSSLFARLEKDRHFNYFWVRCAKLICVTLFAVHCSACFYYLLADRYPDPTDTWIGTSMPDFHQRSLWIRYVTSMYWSITTLTTVGYGDFHAENTREMIFNIFYMLFNLGLTAYLIGNMTNLVVHGTSRTRKYRDTIQAASSFALRNQLPHRLQDQMISHLSLKFRTDSEGLQQQETLDALPKAIRSSISHHLFLTLVQKVYMFEGVSNDLISQLVSEMKAEYFPPREDVILQNEAPTDFYIFVSGSAELIELQNGAEQVAGVAKSGDVVGEIGVLCYRPQLFTVRTKSLCQLLRMNRTAFLSIVQSNVGDGTIIMNNLIQLLKEQKENSVMVGVLKEIENMLSRGRLDLPITLCFAVTRGDDFLLHQLLKRGLDPNESDNNGHTALHIAASKGNEQCIRLLLDYGADPNARDSEGKVPLWEALCEKHDAVVQLLVESGADLSSGDTALYACIAVEENNTELLGDIIRYGGDVNRSLKDGTTPLHRAVCDGNVQMVEFLLEHGADIDKLDNNGWTPRALADQQGHEDILLLFKSRKAPKRNASRGRVAPMLIGRFNSEPSMKNIDHEDTKAPNKVLPQKLLRRVSFQKSLFGVISSHAHRDTGSLLSRGLAATGGPNRHHNSLIRVTIRCPEKGNTTGKLVLLPKSMKELLELGAKKFDFMPTRVLTIEGAEVDAVELIRDGDHLSLVSDDWVPDVAQIRL; this comes from the exons ATGCTGGGAGACTTTTCTCATAGTTCTTGTGATCTACTCTGCGTGGATCTCCCCATTTGAATTTGGCTTCATTCGGAAACCGACGGGCGGTCTAGCTGCAGTGGACAATGTCGTGAATGCGTTCTTTGCAATTGACATCATCCTGACCTTCTTTGTAGCTTACTTGGATAGAATGACATATTTGCTTGAAGATGATCCAAAGAGGATAGCTTGGCGGTATACTACTAGTTGGTTTGTTCTTGACGTGGCCTCCACCATCCCATCAGAAATCGCTTGGATGATACTACCTCCAAACCTTAGGTCATATGGATTTTTCAACATGCTTCGTCTATGGCGTCTCCGTAGAGTCAGCTCTCTCTTTGCTCG ATTGGAGAAAGATAGACACTTCAATTACTTCTGGGTTCGATGCGCAAAGCTCATCTGT GTCACACTTTTTGCTGTTCACTGTTCAGCGTGCTTCTACTATCTTCTGGCTGATAGGTATCCAGACCCAACAGATACATGGATTGGCACTTCAATGCCAGATTTTCACCAGCGGAGCTTGTGGATTCGCTACGTAACATCAATGTATTGGTCAATCACTACTCTTACCACTGTGGGTTATGGTGATTTTCATGCGGAGAACACAAGGGAAATGATCTTCAACATTTTCTACATGCTATTTAACCTTGGATTGACTGCTTATTTAATCGGAAACATGACGAATCTGGTTGTCCATGGCACCAGCCGTACACGAAAATAT AGAGATACAATTCAAGCAGCAAGCAGCTTTGCACTAAGGAATCAACTCCCACATCGCCTGCAAGATCAGATGATCTCACATCTTAGCTTAAAGTTCAGAACAGATTCCGAAGGTCTTCAACAACAAGAGACCCTTGATGCGCTGCCTAAGGCTATTAGATCCAGCATTTCCCACCATCTGTTTCTTACTCTGGTCCAAAAGGTTTACATGTTTGAAGGGGTGTCGAATGATCTGATTTCTCAACTG GTTTCTGAGATGAAAGCTGAATATTTTCCACCTAGGGAAGATGTGATTCTGCAGAATGAAGCCCCCACTGACTTCTACATTTTTGTTTCTGGTAGCGCG GAATTAATAGAGCTGCAAAATGGCGCAGAACAG GTGGCTGGAGTGGCTAAGTCAGGAGATGTTGTTGGAGAAATCGGGGTTCTTTGCTATAGGCCTCAACTATTCACAGTTCGAACAAAATCCTTATGCCAGCTTCTGCGCATGAATCGCACTGCCTTTCTCAGCATTGTTCAATCCAATGTTGGAGATGGGACTATAATAATGAACAACCTAATTCAG TTACTAAAAGAGCAGAAAGAAAACAGTGTAATGGTTGGCGTTCTGAAGGAGATCGAAAACATGCTGTCAAGGGGTCGTCTAGATTTGCCAATTACCCTCTGTTTTGCAGTAACTAGAGGAGATGACTTTCTATTGCATCAACTTCTTAAGCGTGGTTTGGATCCAAACGAATCAGATAACAATGGGCATACGGCACTG CATATAGCTGCCTCCAAAGGAAATGAGCAATGTATCAGGCTTCTGTTAGACTATGGAGCGGATCCAAATGCCAGGG ACTCCGAAGGTAAGGTTCCGCTATGGGAGGCTCTGTGTGAGAAGCATGATGCAGTTGTGCAGTTGTTAGTAGAGAGTGGTGCGGATCTATCATCGGGAGACACGGCCTTGTATGCTTGCATTGCCGTTGAAGAAAATAACACTGAGCTGCTTGGGGACATAATCCGTTATGGTGGTGACGTAAACAGATCACTGAAAGATGGAACCACTCCGCTGCATCGTGCTGTCTGCGATGGAAACGTTCAGATGGTTGAGTTCTTGCTCGAACACGGGGCTGACATTGACAAGCTGGACAACAATGGCTGGACACCAAGAGCTCTAGCTGACCAACAAGGCCACGAGGACATACTACTCCTTTTTAAATCACGGAAAGCACCAAAGCGGAACGCCTCGCGTGGAAGGGTGGCACCTATGTTGATTGGGAGGTTCAACAGTGAGCCTTCAATGAAAAATATAGACCATGAAGATACTAAGGCACCTAACAAAGTTCTTCCACAGAAGCTCCTCAGGAGGGTCAGTTTTCAGAAGTCTCTTTTCGGTGTCATTTCATCTCACGCACACCGGGACACTGGTAGTCTGCTCTCAAGAGGCCTTGCAGCAACAGGTGGCCCGAATCGCCATCACAACTCACTCATCAGGGTGACAATCAGATGCCCCGAAAAGGGTAACACCACCGGGAAGCTCGTGCTCCTACCGAAGTCAATGAAGGAGCTTCTTGAACTAGGCGCAAAGAAGTTTGACTTCATGCCTACCAGGGTCCTGACAATTGAGGGTGCTGAGGTCGATGCGGTGGAACTTATCAGAGACGGTGATCATCTTTCTCTCGTCAGTGATGACTGGGTGCCAGATGTTGCGCAAATAAGACTTTAA